The genomic stretch AAATTCAGTGGTTACATTCAGCCCACTGGGAATAACTTTCTGAACATTTGGAAATATCgtttcaacagtttggatggcttaAAAAATGAGTCATTAATAATTTCAATGGTAATAAACTACCAACCTACTTTTTCCTGTCATGGGACCTAATTGTGCATCATAACTGCttaattttgggcccatggcttaaaatgagatggcGAAAATGGTGGACCTGTTCCAATCATGCGACTTACCTATGCTTTGAATTTGAGACAAGCATGATTGTGGAATCCACAGCATAGTTCATTGTTAGCATGAAATATTGTAGGTTATAATCATTGAGTTTGTTTGAAAAGGGATAAGTAATTTTTTTACGAGATAACGGTGGGTTGATTAGCCATCCTTTACTTAAAGtcaaataagacagatttaggtGCATCTTTTGAAAAAGTAGGTGGGTTTTTGGAAAGAGTTTATCAGCAAGCTCGTTTTTTGACAATAGATGAAAGATACCCAGGTGTACGTCAAAAcctctaatttttaattaaataaatttaaggaTTGGAATAATATCCCTGGTATGTTTCTTTGCAAGGCCTGTTACAACCATCGTATTAAATAATCTTTGTGGGAAAAGAGAGCATTTTCATATATAAATTTTCTCATATTCCAATTGCCCTGGATTGACACATTCAACAACAGGATGCTAACATATGCACAATCTTTATAGTATATAAGTGCCAACGAAAGACAGAaaagcttaagaaaaataaagaccaATTACCAATAAAACTATTAAAGTGTGGAGAATGTACTAGCAACTAACCCGGAGCAATGTATCCACAAGTGCCCGCGAGTGTAGTCCAATTTGAGGAATCGGGTATCAGCAATCGTGCAGTCCCAAAGTCAGATACACTAGCTTCAAGTTCTGAATTTAAGAGAACATTGTTGCTTGATAGGTCTCGATGGACAATCGGCAGGGTACAATCATGATGCATGTAAGATAAAGCATGAGCCACACCTTTGATAACATTCACCCTCAAAGTCCAGTCCAACTGTGCAGCTCCTTCATTGTTGCTTAGCATGCTTGCCAAGCTTCCTCTTTCCATGTACTCGTAGATTAGAAATGAGCATCGGGCATGAGAACAAAAACCATAAAGCTTCACAATGCTGCGATGGCGGATTTCCGTTAATGCTTTAATCTCATTTGTAAAACTTCTTTGATTAGATTGATTCCCACTTTCGAGTGAGTGaagtttcttcacagctactACCTGACCTATTGGTAGATTTGCTTTGTAAACTTTCCCATACCCTCCGGTTCCAATGCAGTATTTGTCATCAAAACCCTCTATTGCTTCCACAATGTCTTCAAACGTGGAAAtcccatcataattccatattgaaaatgtaTTTTTCCTGCTCCTTTCAACAATCCCtttctctattcttcttctttgatAATAAATGGAAGAAATTATGCCGACAAttataaataaaagaaacaatACTGAGAAGAGAAGAATAATGAGGATCACAACTTTGTGGCATTTCCTTGCATCACCATGACTTATTGAAGAGGTATTGCAAGGTCGCAAACCTTGCGCTTCACCACATAAGCCTTTGTTTTTTATGAATGCATCTGCCGGAGCCTTCTTAAAGGCTTTGCTGCTAGGAAGAGGACCTTCCAAaacattgtatgaaaaatcaatggattgTAAGCTAACCATCCCATCAAAAGAAGGCGGAATGGAACCTGACAACATGTTGTGAGAGAGGTTTAAATTTTCCAGACTAACCAATTTCACGAGTTGTGGAGGTATCCTTCCAtcgagggagttatgacttagATCTAGTAAGCCCTGTAGGTATACTAAGTTACCAATCTGAAAAGGAATGCTTCCATTCAAAACATTTTCACTCAATTTCAGAAAATGGAGTTTGGAGCAATTCCCTAATTGAGGTGGTATTGGACCACTTAGGCGATTCATTGACAGATCCAGAATCTCCAAATTGGATAGGTTTCCAATCTCTTGTGGTAACTGACCAGAAAGCTGGTTATCATTTAAAGTCAAGTTGAACAAAAAAGTCAGCCTCCCAAATTCCTCTGGAATCTCTCCTACTAAATGGTTCGAAGAAAGATCAAGCACTCTTAGCTGCCCCAACTGCCCAATCTCAGGAGGAATTCTACCAGTGATATTGTTCCCGGAGAGTTGTAGCTTTGTTAAGTTTTGGCATTCTCCCCAATGTGGTGAGAGTTCACCAAACAACATGTTGTCGCTGACATCCATGAATATGAGGTGAGGGTATACACCAAAGGCTTCCGATACATTTGCAGCAAGTTGGTTTCCATTGAGTCGCACTCTCCTTAAGCTAGTGCAGTTTCTGAAGGTTCTTGGGATCTCACCGGTGAAATGGTTGTTGAAAGCAGTAAAGGTTTCAAGAGATCCACCGTGGCATAACTGAGGTAAATAGCCAGAGAAGTTGTTGCCATCCAAGTAGAGTTGAGAAAgatttgtcatgtttgtcatTTCTTGAGGCAATGAACCAGATAATTGACAGTTATAAAGGCCCAACCAAGTAAGCTTGGTCAAGTTTCcgaaagtggaagggatagaacctgttagaaggttaCTGTACAAATCCAGCTCAGCAAGATTCCTTAGATTCCCTAATTCTGGAGGAATAGAACCAGAGAATTGATTTTCAAACAGATGAAGAAGAGTGAGCATGGACAAgtttcctaaagtggaagggatagaacctgttagaaggttaGTGGACAAGTCAAGCTCCTTGAGATTAACCAGATTCCCTATTTCtggtggaattgaaccagaaacttGGGTTTTGTAGAGATGCAAAATTGTAAGGttgctcaaattacctaaagcaagAGGGATCCGACCAGTCAGACTGTTTTGGAACAACGACAATTCAACCAGAGCTTGTAGATTCCCGATTTGTGAAGGAATGGAGCCAGAGATTCGATTTTGTTCCAGGTACAAGAAGGAAAGCTTTGTCAGatttcctaaagtggaagggatggaaCCATCTAGATGGTTAAAGGACAAGTCAAGCTCATCCAAATTCACAAGATTACCTATTTCCAGAGGTATTGATCCAATTATTTCATTTGCAGACAGATTCAGGGACGTGAGTTTGTAAAGAGGTTCAAGATGGGCTGGAATGGTTCCTATGAGTGTGTTGTCGCTGAGATCAAGATGAAGGAGGTTTGGAAATGACGGAAAACTCAAGTTATCGAGCTTACCTTGCAAACCCAGACTCGGTAGGCTTATCCTTGTTACACTTCCAAGGATGTTGCATGAGATCCCAGTCCAGTTGCATGGAGAGATTATGTTGGTGGTAGAATTAGCAGAAGGAAGAGACCATGAATGGAGAGCTTGTGATGCTGAGAGGCTGGCTTTCCATTTCATGAGAGCCTCTACTTCTGAGAGTGTGGATGATGGTGCTGCTGTTGCAAATGATATTgcttggaaagaaagaaaggctAACAAAATGAGTAGAAAAGCAAAGGGGAGAGATTTGTGTATGGCCATGGTTGCTGTTGCTTATGGTATGCTACCAACTTACGATGGATGGGTATTTATAGGAGAAAGTTGATGGTAATCAGGTAAAGAAACCATTGTATCTGCGCACATTCGAGTGAGAACAACGTTCCAAGGAGTGGTACTGGGGCTTTGTAAAATTTTGCCGGGTGGAGCTGTGTGAGAAAATTAGAAGAAAACACCGAAAAAGAACGACAAAAAGAGAAATGCCATGTAGATTGTGTCTGAATTGGTCTCCTTCAAAGTAGACCCGAATGGGTGTGGGTTGCCTGGTCTACCCTACACTACCGATCTTGGTGGTGTGTAAACGTCACTAAGTTTTATGGTCCCTACTACGATACACGTGCTAtatatatccacacggtccatccatttttcgaactTATTTGAGgggatggcccaaaaatgaggaagatctaaggctcaagtggaacgCACCACAGAATAGAATGGAAACAATGACACCTACAGTTGAAACCATACTAGGGCCCCCAAAAATGTTTATTCGCcttccaacctatttataaggtcacataaacgtagatgaagggaaaaatacaaatatcaggttcATCCTAGCTTTCATGGCCCCTAAGTTCTCTCGCCAAGATGTTTCAGCTACCTACAAAAAGTTTTTTCTAGCGGATGGAGCTTTTTCTACTGCCCTAGTCCTAGAATTAGGTCACGATCACCTGGTGGATCTAGCGGATTTGAGAAATATATTTGGGTGGTGCTCATCCAATACTGCCGGCCTCTTGCTGTCATGAGAAGCCGGTTATGGTGGGGAGCGGATTAATTGTTACCGTTaccatgtgggggccaccttgatgaatgtgtagtatatccacaacGCCCATCCATTTCCTCAGCTCATTTCAGTATGCCATCCCAAAACTTAATTAGATCCAAATTTTCGgttgaccacaccatggaaaaactagtgaataaacattaaaaactatTTTATGCTACGACAGTTTTGGATAAAACTGATATCCTcatattttcttttcatccagatcCGTTTGACctttttaatgggttggatgggaaataaacattaccaatCTGCTTAAAGTGGGCCGTGGGAAGTTTTGAATGATGGGCATtcactcaccactgtttccttggtccacttgagatatggatccaaCTTAATATTTAGGACCACTTctgaaaatgggtggacggtatggatatacaacacatcatcaatgtTAGCCCCAAGTTTAGGGTacgtaacacccactaaggttttACCCCAGCAATACCTAATCCGCTAACCATGTGAGACCGTTTCTCTAAACTGTGGCTTGTTATGTTTGGCTGGTAGCAGCTGAATTCTTAAATTTGGGGTCGGCATCATCTATTAATTAACATTAAATTTGATAACGCAATTTGATAATAAATGTGCCATTTTTCTTATGAAGGTGGGAAAATGAGATAAGGTCTAAAGACTGACGGCAAAGATCTTCCAATCTGACAAATTAAATTTTCTTCAAAAGGTGGGAAAATGAGAGAACAATTCCAAAGTATGGCCCCATTTATCAGGATTTGTAGGGAGCAAGTGCAACGAAAACtaccgtgaggcccaccgtgatgtgcttGTGATATCCAATCCATCAATGATTTGAGCCAGCTCATGTCAGGacgtgatgtagagcgggtcgcagacacgttcatggccaagatggactagagaaggcctgattggaggtggaagtgatcatgactgtcagaaccttaaaacagttgtatctcgCCAACTCAAACAAaattttcgacatatcatatatgatttgagggtaagagaagctactttatccaaccaaccccactatgccgggttgcaTGCATTAATGACTTTTCCTTCACCGGTGACAGCAggctttatattttatttttcgaaaGAACAATGATAGATATAAAAGATTAAAACTAAAGGCTAAATATGTCGATTTAATTGATATGTATATGAAGCTTAATATAATCAATAGATAAACAACCAAGTAAAGAATTAAACAAAGATAAATACTTGCGATCTCTAGTGTGGACAAACAATTGAGGCAGATTGGTCAGCAAGATGTGTCCAGGGTGTGGTCTTCAAAGCAAGGACTCGATTGACAGATGATCTAACAACGGTAGGTCGTAGATATTTATACTACTTCTACGCATAATGCAATGATGACACTGAATAGCAGTGATCTAAGCTAACTTAAACTCTATACATTTTGTAGCATGGCTGGATAGAAGTGGAGAAACTAGAAACTAAGATGAGCAATGTTGTGCTGTGTAGGTTGATTGTATTTGGCGTGGCCTAGAGTTCTTTATCGCGTGCTCCTTATATAGCTATGGGAGCGGATAAAACCCTCGTTGGGTTTCCTCGTTAGTCTAGGATCCTTGACAGTTACAGTGCGCAATTATTCTTAGATCATACCAACCTAATCAAAGAGATCTTTGCAGGTCAGAAACGTTTTTAGATCTCCTTGCCAGCATGATTAAAGAGATCCATGGATCTTATAAGATCAACTTTACTGGACCTGAATTCCTTAAGGTGTCTTTGGTTTCCATCCACTCTGAGAGAAATATGCTTCTTAAAACTTCGTAATCACCACAAGAGAGCACCGATCGTCTTTGGAAAGATCTCTCATTTTGGTTGGCCCTTGGCCAGGCTTCCTAaatttatatctttttttttttcttttttaatcatctGACATGAAACACAGCCAGATGGAGGCAGAAAAGACCAAATTTTTGCATAAACAAAAATATAGTCATCTTCTCAACCAGCACATTAAAGCAACGATCTGGTGCATGATAAACTGCCCAACTTATGGGTACCAGATTGGATGTATCATGATCCAAACATCATCTTTACTTGGTTATCTAATTATTAGATTGTTGGACATCTATTGGACagtcaaaatgaaaaatatccaatagtcttatttcaaaaaacaagtgtccacaaatcagaggttgggACTGTCCATACTATCTGATTTTCAGACTGTAACTAAGCCAGTGGACTCCACAAATTagctggtttaatttgagttcataTATTTAATGAGTGCCATTTCAACTGCCGgtcactcaaattaaaccaactaaagcATAGCCATGAGGGGGAATCTCCACCAAAGTCCATGAGGGGgggaaaacagaaataaacaGAACAAACAGAAAATAGAAGTATGCAGGAACATAACATAGCCACATGCCCATGAAGGTAAAGATTCTATTATGAAAGGGAACCTCAGTTAATGAAGTAGAAATTACGGAAATAGATTTATAACTAGCCAGGATATAGAGAGTTAAAAAAATACTTCAGCACAGCCATCAATGAATTTAGCAACAAGCCAATTccaaacagaaaatttttaaacaaAAACAGGACCAACCAACCAATTGAAAATCCAGGCCAAATCCTATTTTCATCCAACTCATACCTTCATAAGCagcaaacaaaaataaaatccataggtAAATGAAAGTGAGGCAATAAATTTAAAAAGAGGGATGccgatatatataaaaaaaaattgtatatcATGGCCTAAGAGGAAATAGCAGCAAAAGCTGCTCCTCGAGCATGAAAAATCCAAACATAGCATACAACAAAACTAGGTGTGCAATGGGCCGGGTTCAGGTCAGTAGAAGGGGTACCCATACCCATACTGGCCAACGGGTACTACTGCCACTCATACCCATACCCACCAGATAGACAAATAATCTAATTAGACCAACAACAAAATGTCAAAAACAAAAGAACCATAAAAATACAATCCAACAAGTGGCTAGGAAAAATGTTTGTCTCATGCCCAGTCCTGGGAGGTAATGACAGCAAAGATGCTCCCCAAGGCAATGGAATATCAGACCTGCCCCTTGACGGAATAGCTTCAAGATGGAAGGACCATCAACATCTTAGGGCTTTTCTTGTGACATTTAAAAAAGGAATACACAAACATTGAAGGTCTGCTCCATTATGTTAATGAAGTTTTTACTAAAAACTCTCCCACTCACAAAAACTAAAGAGAAGCAAAATGAGAAAAGGGTGAAGTCCAGCATGGAAAAACAGAATGCAGTTTAAAACAATGCCCATCTCAGTTCAGACAGAAGTGAAAGACTATCTACAGAATTGAAAGACTTCCTATAGACATTCATAACTCCATATGAAAATGTACCACAATTCTGCATCCAATGCTCTAAGAGAGAATACTCTTCAAAGAAATGTCCTTGAAGCAAAGTGTTCTGTAGCAGAGGCTGTCTTGGACACCCCACCAGCGACCAATTCTAAAATGGTTCCAAGACTGTTCATTCAGGGCCAATTCTGGGAACGGCTCTATCAGTAAACACCTGACCACCTGCCATCATCAGCAACATCACTGACAAAATCAATAACATATAACCAAATATCAGGGCTACTAAGTAGGTGGGGTTCATATATAGTGGGGGATAGCTGGGCCATCAACAGTTAATCACTGTGAACAATGCCTGGCTAAAAAATCAAGGTCCATCATCAGGTATTTCACAAGAGTGGATTGAATATAACCATTATTTCATCTAATTTCTTACAATTTTCCTCAAACACATGCTGCCCTGCCAGATAAAGATATAACCAGATGAAATAATCAACCATGACCCAAGCCAATAGGCAATAACAGGTGTCATGGCCTGCCATATAAATATAGCCTAGATCAACAAAATTAAGGTGGCACCTCATTTTAAATAGGGGAAAAAGTATGGAATTGCCAATGGATCTAAATTTCTTTTTTGGGAAGATACCCAGCGCTCAACTTtgcctttctcttttttttttttggaaccttTACAGTGTGACAATGAAGAAGGAAATTACAGTTGACCATTAATTTTATAGGGAAGGAAGGCATTTGATTTAGAACTTTCATTTCAGAAGGACATCTCCAAGATTATGAAATCAACTCACATGGTTTTCCTCACCCTATTGGAAAGATGTCTTTGTTCCGTTAAAAGGTAGGGACAAAAAAATGGAAGTGAAAA from Magnolia sinica isolate HGM2019 chromosome 17, MsV1, whole genome shotgun sequence encodes the following:
- the LOC131230515 gene encoding MDIS1-interacting receptor like kinase 2-like, whose amino-acid sequence is MAIHKSLPFAFLLILLAFLSFQAISFATAAPSSTLSEVEALMKWKASLSASQALHSWSLPSANSTTNIISPCNWTGISCNILGSVTRISLPSLGLQGKLDNLSFPSFPNLLHLDLSDNTLIGTIPAHLEPLYKLTSLNLSANEIIGSIPLEIGNLVNLDELDLSFNHLDGSIPSTLGNLTKLSFLYLEQNRISGSIPSQIGNLQALVELSLFQNSLTGRIPLALGNLSNLTILHLYKTQVSGSIPPEIGNLVNLKELDLSTNLLTGSIPSTLGNLSMLTLLHLFENQFSGSIPPELGNLRNLAELDLYSNLLTGSIPSTFGNLTKLTWLGLYNCQLSGSLPQEMTNMTNLSQLYLDGNNFSGYLPQLCHGGSLETFTAFNNHFTGEIPRTFRNCTSLRRVRLNGNQLAANVSEAFGVYPHLIFMDVSDNMLFGELSPHWGECQNLTKLQLSGNNITGRIPPEIGQLGQLRVLDLSSNHLVGEIPEEFGRLTFLFNLTLNDNQLSGQLPQEIGNLSNLEILDLSMNRLSGPIPPQLGNCSKLHFLKLSENVLNGSIPFQIGNLVYLQGLLDLSHNSLDGRIPPQLVKLVSLENLNLSHNMLSGSIPPSFDGMVSLQSIDFSYNVLEGPLPSSKAFKKAPADAFIKNKGLCGEAQGLRPCNTSSISHGDARKCHKVVILIILLFSVLFLLFIIVGIISSIYYQRRRIEKGIVERSRKNTFSIWNYDGISTFEDIVEAIEGFDDKYCIGTGGYGKVYKANLPIGQVVAVKKLHSLESGNQSNQRSFTNEIKALTEIRHRSIVKLYGFCSHARCSFLIYEYMERGSLASMLSNNEGAAQLDWTLRVNVIKGVAHALSYMHHDCTLPIVHRDLSSNNVLLNSELEASVSDFGTARLLIPDSSNWTTLAGTCGYIAPELAYTMRVTEKCDVYSFGVVALEVMMGSHPGELISSLSSSSRQDTLLKDMLDQRLSDPMADVAQEVLFAVSMALACIRPDPDSRPTMRHVAQELSIRGPSFSLQPFHVGIQRLSSGYNGETAKVEVPSGGQDSSCSWRLCSEAWTQLISMLRVLSHGGSGLTFSSAHCVLLHTDRKSLDHHFYVWSFWRPGEVEHQKAIGRLLFLVNHHPAVVCHLYLPHLQLAVD